From the genome of Candidatus Methylomirabilota bacterium, one region includes:
- a CDS encoding GNAT family protein — protein MIAGARGRRVILRAPRPGDRDEVLRLNRASRRFYRGLVMPPVTPRQWVAFLARRRRPESPGFLISRIEDGAIVGGININEIVRGVFKSGYLGYQIGAPYARRGYMTEALALTLRIAFGRLSLHRVEANIQPGNRASIALVRRAGFRREGLSPRYLKIGGRWRDHERWALTMEDWRRRRRVRPRRRP, from the coding sequence GTGATCGCCGGCGCCCGTGGCCGGCGGGTGATCCTGCGCGCGCCGCGCCCGGGCGACCGCGACGAGGTCCTGCGGCTCAACCGCGCGAGCCGGCGCTTCTACCGTGGGCTCGTGATGCCCCCAGTGACGCCGCGACAGTGGGTGGCCTTTCTGGCCCGCCGCCGGCGGCCCGAATCGCCGGGCTTCCTCATCTCCCGGATCGAGGACGGGGCCATCGTGGGCGGTATCAACATCAACGAGATCGTCCGCGGCGTGTTCAAGAGCGGCTATCTCGGCTATCAGATCGGCGCGCCTTATGCGCGCCGGGGCTACATGACGGAGGCGCTTGCCCTGACCCTGCGCATCGCCTTCGGGCGGCTCAGCCTGCATCGCGTGGAGGCGAACATCCAGCCCGGCAATCGTGCGTCGATCGCGCTGGTGCGCCGCGCGGGATTCCGTCGCGAGGGCCTCTCCCCGCGCTATCTCAAGATCGGCGGCCGCTGGCGCGACCACGAGCGCTGGGCGCTCACGATGGAGGACTGGCGCCGGCGTCGCCGAGTCCGCCCGCGCCGGCGACCGTGA
- a CDS encoding MaoC family dehydratase, with translation MTDLLYFEDVKVGDTERFGHYEVTREEIIEYARQFDPQPFHLDEEAGKASPFGGLIASGWHTGAMLIRMLNDHSIPRAATSGALGFDDLKWVKPVRPGDILSVETRVLDKAESRSRPEIGVVKVESRVLNQAGELKMSLVSIVLYRRRR, from the coding sequence ATGACTGACCTCCTCTACTTCGAGGACGTGAAGGTCGGCGACACCGAGCGCTTCGGCCACTACGAGGTCACGCGCGAGGAGATCATCGAGTACGCGCGGCAATTCGACCCCCAGCCCTTTCATCTGGACGAGGAGGCGGGTAAGGCGAGCCCGTTCGGCGGCCTCATCGCGAGCGGCTGGCACACCGGCGCCATGCTGATCCGCATGCTGAACGACCACTCGATCCCTCGCGCGGCCACCAGCGGGGCGCTGGGCTTCGACGATCTCAAGTGGGTGAAGCCCGTCCGGCCGGGCGACATCCTCTCGGTGGAAACGCGGGTGCTCGACAAGGCGGAGTCGCGGAGCCGGCCCGAGATCGGCGTGGTCAAGGTGGAGAGCCGCGTCCTGAACCAGGCCGGGGAGCTCAAGATGTCCCTGGTCTCGATCGTGCTCTACCGTCGCCGCCGGTGA
- the pdxH gene encoding pyridoxamine 5'-phosphate oxidase: MKEPLPEPLPADPLPLMEAWIAEASKTVKTATAMALATVDADGRPAARMVICRGFDAKAGWLVFYTDRGSAKGHALAANPRASVVFHWDVFERQIRVDGPVSWAPEADSERYWNTRPLDARIAAIASEQSLPIASRAAFLAKVEAAGRSAGTAIARPARWGGYRVWAERVELWVGQPARAHDRAVWTRTLTSAADGFTGGPWSATRLQP, from the coding sequence ATGAAAGAGCCGTTGCCGGAACCGCTGCCGGCCGATCCGCTCCCGCTGATGGAGGCGTGGATCGCGGAAGCCTCCAAGACGGTGAAGACGGCCACCGCGATGGCGCTGGCCACCGTCGACGCCGACGGCCGCCCGGCCGCGCGCATGGTCATCTGCCGCGGCTTCGACGCCAAGGCGGGCTGGCTGGTCTTCTACACGGATCGCGGCAGCGCCAAGGGCCACGCCCTCGCGGCGAATCCGCGCGCCTCGGTGGTGTTTCACTGGGACGTGTTCGAGCGGCAGATTCGCGTGGACGGGCCGGTGTCCTGGGCGCCCGAGGCCGACTCGGAGCGGTACTGGAACACGCGTCCTCTCGACGCGCGCATCGCCGCGATCGCGAGCGAGCAGAGCCTTCCCATCGCGTCGCGCGCCGCCTTCCTCGCCAAGGTCGAGGCGGCCGGCCGTAGCGCGGGTACTGCGATCGCGCGCCCGGCGCGCTGGGGCGGCTATCGCGTGTGGGCCGAGCGCGTGGAGCTCTGGGTGGGCCAGCCTGCGCGCGCGCACGACCGCGCGGTATGGACGCGCACGCTCACGAGCGCGGCCGACGGATTCACCGGCGGCCCCTGGAGCGCGACTCGCCTGCAGCCCTGA
- a CDS encoding prepilin-type N-terminal cleavage/methylation domain-containing protein, with the protein MLSFWHRKRTVLGNQRGFTLIELMIVVAIIGILAAIAIPLYANIQARARIAKAQADARTLASAVSMYSAHMGTLPTGLAALNSVATNSLGQTAGPFMASTPAAPAGWTAYGYSSTASGAFTISASGDSTTVSLP; encoded by the coding sequence ATGCTGAGCTTCTGGCACAGGAAGCGGACGGTGCTGGGCAACCAGCGCGGCTTCACGCTCATCGAGCTGATGATCGTGGTAGCCATCATCGGAATCCTCGCGGCCATCGCGATCCCGCTGTACGCGAACATCCAGGCGCGCGCCCGCATCGCGAAGGCACAGGCCGACGCCCGTACGCTCGCCTCGGCCGTGAGCATGTACTCGGCCCACATGGGCACGCTCCCGACCGGTCTGGCGGCCCTGAACTCGGTCGCGACGAACAGCCTGGGTCAGACCGCCGGTCCGTTCATGGCCTCCACGCCGGCGGCGCCTGCGGGCTGGACGGCGTATGGCTATAGCTCGACTGCCTCCGGCGCGTTCACGATCTCGGCGTCGGGCGACTCGACCACCGTCAGCCTGCCGTAA
- a CDS encoding 2'-5' RNA ligase family protein, whose product MRYILPCLLPSFVGEYHRALVDELATRFDLRITQRQAIPAHFTLKYHFETDDITPVETLLGDFAGRHPTVPVTVGDFDHFDENVVFATVTLSPAAQTLLEALFTELRRLAWMPWGPHDGPHLRPHMTLAEDCRARFAEVWRHLAGRARHFPAALDNLTLLRQTGADEDGLARWTLHRTFTVAGAGGLGDAGASPPS is encoded by the coding sequence ATGCGCTACATCCTCCCGTGCCTGCTCCCGAGCTTCGTGGGTGAGTACCACCGGGCCCTGGTGGACGAGCTCGCCACGCGCTTCGACCTCCGCATCACCCAGCGCCAGGCCATTCCCGCGCACTTCACGCTGAAGTATCACTTCGAGACCGACGACATCACCCCGGTGGAAACCCTCCTCGGCGACTTCGCGGGCCGACACCCGACGGTTCCCGTGACCGTGGGCGACTTCGACCACTTCGACGAGAACGTGGTGTTCGCCACCGTGACGCTCTCTCCGGCCGCGCAGACGCTGCTCGAGGCGCTCTTCACTGAGTTGCGCCGGCTCGCCTGGATGCCGTGGGGCCCGCACGACGGCCCGCATCTGCGCCCTCACATGACGCTGGCCGAGGACTGCCGGGCGCGCTTCGCGGAGGTGTGGCGTCACCTTGCCGGGCGAGCCCGCCATTTCCCGGCGGCGCTCGACAACCTCACGCTGCTGCGTCAGACGGGCGCGGACGAGGACGGGCTCGCGCGCTGGACCCTACACCGGACCTTCACGGTCGCCGGCGCGGGCGGACTCGGCGACGCCGGCGCCAGTCCTCCATCGTGA